The Eublepharis macularius isolate TG4126 chromosome 3, MPM_Emac_v1.0, whole genome shotgun sequence genome has a window encoding:
- the CXADR gene encoding coxsackievirus and adenovirus receptor isoform X2, translating into MESPPLLRLLWTLLLLRADLSEGVTITSTDQTMITKAQGERVTLPCVFTLSQQDEGQLDIEWIILQPNDEQTVIMYHRDKVYDEYKTAGRVAFVNPNPASGDATIDILNLKPTDAGTYQCKVRNPPSVQTQRIQLTVLVKPTKTKCYVEGSQEIGTDVTLKCNSEEGSPIISYYWKKATGTEELPATSISNTGTGDLLMKNASQIYSGIYKCTSSNRVGTDECSLELNVTPPVNKAGRIAGAIIGTLLGLLLLAFFIFCCFKKQREKKYEKEVHHDIREDVPPPKSRASTARSYIGSNRSSLGSMSPSNMDGYAKTQYNKVPSEEFERAPVQTPNFQPPKYDIGSRMGDITVV; encoded by the exons ATCTGAGTGAAGGTGTGACAATAACTTCAACGGACCAAACCATGATAACAAAGGCCCAGGGGGAGAGAGTCACATTGCCTTGTGTTTTCACTCTTAGTCAGCAAGATGAAGGCCAGCTTGACATAGAATGGATCATATTGCAGCCAAATGATGAGCAAACG GTAATTATGTACCATCGAGACAAGGTTTATGATGAGTACAAGACAGCTGGACGAGTAGCGTTTGTTAATCCAAATCCAGCTTCTGGAGATGCTACTATTGATATCCTGAATTTAAAGCCCACTGACGCTGGTACATATCAATGTAAAGTGAGAAATCCTCCTAGCGTTCAGACCCAAAGAATTCAGCTGACAGTACTTG taaaaccaacaaaaactAAATGTTACGTTGAAGGCTCTCAGGAGATTGGAACTGATGTTACTctgaaatgtaattctgaagaagGTTCTCCCATCATTTCATATTATTGGAAGAAGGCCACTGGTACAGAGGAACTTCCAGCCACCTCGATATCAA ACACAGGTACAGGtgatcttttgatgaagaatgcTTCTCAGATTTACTCTGGCATATACAAATGTACGTCTTCAAACAGAGTTGGCACAGATGAATGTTCTCTTGAGCTGAACGTGACCCCTC CTGTAAATAAAGCTGGCAGAATTGCTGGAGCAATCATAGGCACTTTGTTGGGTCTCTTGTTACTGGCCTTTTTCATCTTCTGTTGCTTCAAGAaacaaagagagaagaaatacgaAAAAGAAGTGCATCATGATATCAG AGAGGATGTTCCTCCTCCAAAGAGTCGTGCTTCAACAGCCCGCAGTTATATAGGGAGCAATCGTTCTTCTCTAGGTTCAATGTCTCCTTCCAATATGGATGGATATGCCAAGACTCAATACAACAAAGTCCCAAGTGAAGAATTTGAACGTGCTCCTGTTCAGACCCCAAACTTTCAACCACCAAAG TATGACATCGGAAGCAGGATGGGTGACATAACAGTGGTATAA
- the CXADR gene encoding coxsackievirus and adenovirus receptor isoform X1, with the protein MESPPLLRLLWTLLLLRADLSEGVTITSTDQTMITKAQGERVTLPCVFTLSQQDEGQLDIEWIILQPNDEQTVIMYHRDKVYDEYKTAGRVAFVNPNPASGDATIDILNLKPTDAGTYQCKVRNPPSVQTQRIQLTVLVKPTKTKCYVEGSQEIGTDVTLKCNSEEGSPIISYYWKKATGTEELPATSISNTGTGDLLMKNASQIYSGIYKCTSSNRVGTDECSLELNVTPPVNKAGRIAGAIIGTLLGLLLLAFFIFCCFKKQREKKYEKEVHHDIREDVPPPKSRASTARSYIGSNRSSLGSMSPSNMDGYAKTQYNKVPSEEFERAPVQTPNFQPPKVAAPNLSRMGAIPVMIPAQSKDGSIV; encoded by the exons ATCTGAGTGAAGGTGTGACAATAACTTCAACGGACCAAACCATGATAACAAAGGCCCAGGGGGAGAGAGTCACATTGCCTTGTGTTTTCACTCTTAGTCAGCAAGATGAAGGCCAGCTTGACATAGAATGGATCATATTGCAGCCAAATGATGAGCAAACG GTAATTATGTACCATCGAGACAAGGTTTATGATGAGTACAAGACAGCTGGACGAGTAGCGTTTGTTAATCCAAATCCAGCTTCTGGAGATGCTACTATTGATATCCTGAATTTAAAGCCCACTGACGCTGGTACATATCAATGTAAAGTGAGAAATCCTCCTAGCGTTCAGACCCAAAGAATTCAGCTGACAGTACTTG taaaaccaacaaaaactAAATGTTACGTTGAAGGCTCTCAGGAGATTGGAACTGATGTTACTctgaaatgtaattctgaagaagGTTCTCCCATCATTTCATATTATTGGAAGAAGGCCACTGGTACAGAGGAACTTCCAGCCACCTCGATATCAA ACACAGGTACAGGtgatcttttgatgaagaatgcTTCTCAGATTTACTCTGGCATATACAAATGTACGTCTTCAAACAGAGTTGGCACAGATGAATGTTCTCTTGAGCTGAACGTGACCCCTC CTGTAAATAAAGCTGGCAGAATTGCTGGAGCAATCATAGGCACTTTGTTGGGTCTCTTGTTACTGGCCTTTTTCATCTTCTGTTGCTTCAAGAaacaaagagagaagaaatacgaAAAAGAAGTGCATCATGATATCAG AGAGGATGTTCCTCCTCCAAAGAGTCGTGCTTCAACAGCCCGCAGTTATATAGGGAGCAATCGTTCTTCTCTAGGTTCAATGTCTCCTTCCAATATGGATGGATATGCCAAGACTCAATACAACAAAGTCCCAAGTGAAGAATTTGAACGTGCTCCTGTTCAGACCCCAAACTTTCAACCACCAAAGGTAGCTGCACCTAATTTAAGTAGAATGGGAGCTATTCCTGTGATGATTCCAGCGCAAAGCAAAGATGGCTCGATTGTATAG